A portion of the Acidimicrobiales bacterium genome contains these proteins:
- the thrS gene encoding threonine--tRNA ligase: MAEIHVTLPDGSQRELPVGTTAGDLAASIGSRLAKAAVIAEVNGEERDLVTELHDGDRVAIVTADSAQGLYTIRHSTAHVLAQAVLDLFPGATFGIGPPVEDGFYYDFQLPGGATFSTEDLERIEARMRELIKEHQPFVRDEIDAEAARAIFKDHPFKLEIIDNASTDPMSGTSAAGQVRTYENPPPKPKEHPPFQGVDGFVDLCRGPHVPDTGKHLGHFKLMRVAGAYWRGDERNPQLQRIYGTAWASKQALEDHLHQLEEAAKRDHRKLGAELDLFSFPEEIGSGLVVFHPKGGLIRRLMEDYSRQRHEQAGYEFVYSPHIAKESLYQISGHLGWYSEGMYPPMHLDEKPGEEAHTGDRYYPKPMNCPFHMLIYRHHLRSYRELPLRLFEFGTVYRYEKSGVVHGLMRARGFTQDDSHIFCTPEQLQDELASLLKFVIDLLRDFGFEDFEAELATRPEKFVGDPADWDEAETALKYAIESAGVPYVLAEGEGAFYAPKIDVHIRDAVKRRWQMSTLQVDFQFPQRFDLEYIGPDNQKHRPRVIHRALFGSVERFFGVLTEHYAGAFPTWLSPVQVRVLPVRSDHHDYAGKLVERLKGDGFRADTVEADEPLGGRIRKAKLEKIPHVLVVGDDDVAGSTVGDNPRGGAVERDLPVDTFVERLRAEIAARR; this comes from the coding sequence ATGGCCGAGATCCACGTGACGCTGCCCGACGGTTCCCAGCGAGAGCTGCCCGTCGGCACGACGGCGGGGGATCTCGCGGCCTCGATCGGGTCACGGCTGGCCAAGGCCGCCGTGATCGCCGAGGTCAACGGCGAGGAGCGCGACCTCGTCACCGAGCTGCACGACGGCGACCGCGTCGCCATCGTCACCGCCGACTCGGCCCAGGGCCTCTACACCATCCGCCACTCCACCGCCCACGTGCTGGCGCAGGCGGTGCTCGACCTGTTCCCGGGGGCCACCTTCGGCATCGGGCCGCCGGTCGAGGACGGCTTCTACTACGACTTCCAGCTCCCCGGCGGTGCCACCTTCAGCACCGAGGACCTGGAGCGCATCGAGGCCCGCATGCGCGAGCTCATCAAGGAGCACCAGCCGTTCGTGCGCGACGAGATCGACGCCGAGGCGGCCCGCGCCATCTTCAAGGACCACCCGTTCAAGCTGGAGATCATCGACAACGCGTCGACCGACCCGATGTCGGGCACCAGCGCCGCCGGCCAGGTCCGCACCTACGAGAACCCGCCGCCGAAGCCCAAGGAGCACCCGCCGTTCCAGGGCGTCGACGGCTTCGTCGACCTGTGCCGCGGCCCGCACGTGCCCGACACCGGCAAGCACCTGGGCCACTTCAAGCTCATGCGGGTGGCCGGGGCCTACTGGCGGGGCGACGAGCGCAACCCCCAGCTCCAGCGCATCTACGGCACCGCCTGGGCGTCGAAGCAGGCGCTCGAGGACCACCTCCACCAGCTGGAGGAGGCCGCCAAGCGCGACCACCGCAAGCTGGGCGCCGAGCTCGACCTGTTCAGCTTCCCCGAGGAGATCGGCTCCGGCCTGGTGGTCTTCCACCCCAAGGGCGGGCTCATCCGGCGGCTGATGGAGGACTACTCCCGGCAGCGCCACGAGCAGGCGGGCTACGAGTTCGTCTACTCGCCGCACATCGCCAAGGAGAGCCTGTACCAGATCTCCGGCCACCTCGGCTGGTACTCGGAGGGCATGTACCCCCCGATGCACCTCGACGAGAAGCCCGGCGAGGAGGCCCACACCGGCGACCGGTACTACCCGAAGCCGATGAACTGCCCGTTCCACATGCTGATCTACCGCCACCACCTGCGGTCGTACCGGGAGCTGCCGCTGCGGCTGTTCGAGTTCGGCACGGTGTACCGGTACGAGAAGTCGGGCGTGGTGCACGGCCTGATGCGGGCTCGCGGGTTCACCCAGGACGACTCCCACATCTTCTGCACCCCCGAGCAGCTGCAGGACGAGCTGGCCAGCCTGCTGAAGTTCGTCATCGACCTGCTGCGCGACTTCGGCTTCGAGGACTTCGAGGCCGAGCTGGCCACCCGCCCCGAGAAGTTCGTGGGCGACCCGGCCGACTGGGACGAGGCCGAGACGGCGCTCAAGTACGCCATCGAGTCGGCCGGCGTGCCGTACGTGCTGGCCGAGGGCGAGGGCGCCTTCTACGCCCCGAAGATCGACGTGCACATCCGCGACGCCGTCAAGCGCCGCTGGCAGATGTCCACCCTGCAGGTCGACTTCCAGTTCCCGCAGCGCTTCGACCTGGAGTACATCGGCCCCGACAACCAGAAGCATCGCCCGCGGGTGATCCACCGGGCGCTGTTCGGGTCGGTCGAGCGGTTCTTCGGCGTGCTCACCGAGCACTACGCCGGCGCCTTCCCCACCTGGCTGTCGCCGGTGCAGGTGCGGGTGCTGCCGGTGCGCTCCGACCACCACGACTACGCCGGCAAGCTGGTCGAGCGGCTCAAGGGCGACGGCTTCCGGGCCGACACCGTCGAGGCCGACGAGCCGCTGGGCGGGCGGATCCGCAAGGCCAAGCTGGAGAAGATCCCCCACGTGCTGGTGGTGGGCGACGACGACGTCGCCGGCTCCACCGTCGGCGACAACCCGCGGGGAGGCGCGGTCGAGCGCGATCTGCCCGTCGACACGTTCGTCGAGCGGCTCCGCGCCGAGATCGCGGCCCGCAGGTGA
- a CDS encoding glutathione peroxidase — protein sequence MADESLYDTPIHALNGSDLDLHGFEGEAVLVVNVASRCGLTPQYTGLEELHERFKDHGFTVLGVPCNQFMGQEPGTAEEIAEFCSTTYGVTFPMTEKVEVNGEGRHSLYQQLVDVPDAEGHTGDIRWNFEKFLVAPGGKVVARFAPQTEPLSDEVVAAVEANVPS from the coding sequence ATGGCAGACGAGAGCTTGTACGACACCCCCATCCACGCCCTCAACGGGTCCGACCTGGACCTCCACGGCTTCGAGGGCGAGGCCGTCCTCGTCGTCAACGTGGCCTCCCGCTGCGGGCTCACCCCGCAGTACACGGGACTGGAGGAGCTGCACGAGCGCTTCAAGGACCACGGCTTCACGGTGCTGGGCGTGCCCTGCAACCAGTTCATGGGCCAGGAGCCGGGCACGGCCGAGGAGATCGCCGAGTTCTGCAGCACCACCTACGGCGTCACCTTCCCCATGACCGAGAAGGTGGAGGTCAACGGCGAGGGCCGCCACTCGCTCTACCAGCAGCTGGTCGACGTGCCCGACGCCGAGGGCCACACCGGCGACATCCGCTGGAACTTCGAGAAGTTCCTGGTGGCACCCGGCGGCAAGGTCGTCGCCCGCTTCGCCCCGCAGACCGAGCCGCTCAGCGACGAGGTCGTCGCCGCCGTGGAGGCGAACGTCCCGAGCTGA
- a CDS encoding HIT domain-containing protein: MTLDRMWAGWRTAYVAAAGNGEIAGTGSVFRRILDAGLPDEEAYIVWRGREVFAILNAYPYTSGHLLVMPYREVAELEDLTESEAAELWAGVRAGVRAVKTAYGAQGVNVGINLGEAAGAGVPSHLHVHVLPRWMADSNFMTSIAETRVLPEALPATWRKVREAWPVA, translated from the coding sequence GTGACCCTCGACCGCATGTGGGCCGGCTGGCGGACGGCCTACGTGGCGGCGGCCGGCAACGGTGAGATCGCGGGCACGGGCTCGGTGTTCCGCCGCATCCTCGACGCGGGCCTGCCCGACGAGGAGGCCTACATCGTGTGGCGGGGGCGTGAGGTGTTCGCCATCCTCAACGCCTACCCCTACACCAGCGGACACCTGCTGGTGATGCCCTACCGCGAGGTCGCCGAGCTGGAGGACCTCACCGAGAGCGAGGCCGCCGAGCTGTGGGCCGGGGTCCGCGCTGGGGTGCGGGCGGTGAAGACCGCCTACGGTGCGCAGGGCGTGAACGTCGGGATCAACCTCGGGGAGGCCGCGGGGGCGGGGGTGCCCTCGCACCTGCACGTCCACGTGCTGCCCCGGTGGATGGCCGACTCCAACTTCATGACGTCGATCGCCGAGACCCGTGTCCTGCCCGAGGCGCTGCCCGCCACGTGGCGCAAGGTGCGGGAAGCGTGGCCGGTCGCGTGA